In the Ascochyta rabiei chromosome 17, complete sequence genome, one interval contains:
- a CDS encoding Protein argonaute, which yields MAGPAKSRAQKEKQQQKQQQQQTRSSNDSSSASRDPTQRSINKLDGNKDPQGHGQGVLDYTKPNDLKNLSEFLGISGWYTARGHSVPAALPQRPKNFNTYGKETTIMLNTFNVIKSPNTIVHQYDVAYSGDAKDYTKRALLQKIWKSKTVKSELGEPANLWIWDGHKLAWSGKRLPRDDNRITVDLDAEEGKETRAGARGNKHTIHLRWTRQVDFSGLQAFLNGQASWSTECIDTINFLDHVMREGPSQQYTQIKKSFFQRGEQRFDLGGGVEAFKGVFASLRPVLDDRFNKSLSVNVDVANGTFWRAQELTRAIGQVFGCGLPQFVARFKEAKRDWRNSMLRRDLGSFRRVGVTATHTKTPTQWTIDEIVAMDAVEAKFADPDDRRPGITDKQRRQISVAAYFKSKYEMVLTAGIPVVKMTKKIRGSPIYMPMDVLRIDANQRYNTKLSDTQTSNMIKFAVTLPKERWAAVQQGVRLLNWANDPYLKHYGLQVNPNASKVKARILPQPTVQFGAGSKDATIKPQDMTAGRWRLDGRKFAVNNDKRALRAWGVCVIQDRGAPPAQAVEQFTQKFVHIYESHGGKFDAHPEHGKKPWFGQGNLADGGELVQKAWNGTGNRYNTTPGFLFFIVSNRNVEVYRRIKKSCDIRFGVASQVLQAKHVMSASPQYISNVCMKVNAKLGGCTSVAKSSLIPKLNPKAASTRTMVVGADVSHPAPGAGSGEAASFAAITVSADAFFVKYWADVQTNGNRVEMITTSNIQHHFGPMAKNWIQRLGSGHAPERVLFIRDGVSEGQYAAVLEEEVRDMKAFFAQLGVKMPKFTVVIAGKRHHIRFFPDAGKGDRNGNPLPGTLVESGCTHPFEFDFYLCSHVAIKGTARPIHYQCILNEGEWQAAELQQFIFEHSYHYVRSTTPVSLHPAVYYAHLAADRARAHLSDSPVSSGKKESHADRTSETGSTNRNVEIPPLMPLQNARGLKDVMWYI from the exons ATGGCTGGCCCAGCGAAGAGCCGCGCCCAGAAggagaagcagcagcagaagcagcagcagcagcagactCGCTCATCCAATGACTCCTCCTCGGCCTCTCGCGACCCCACGCAGCGCTCTATCAACAAGCTCGATGGTAACAAGGATCCTCAAGGCCATGGCCAAGGTGTCTTGGACTACACCAAACCTAATGATCTGAAAAACTTGTCTGAGTTCCTCGGTATTTCTGGCTGGTACACGGCCCGTGGT CATTCCGTTCCAGCCGCACTCCCTCAGCGACCCAAAAACTTCAACACATACGGTAAGGAGACTACGATCATGCTCAACACTTTCAACGTCATCAAGTCTCCGAACACTATCGTTCACCAGTACGACGTCGCCTACTCCGGAGATGCTAAGGACTATACAAAGCGCGCACTGCTTCAGAAGATCTGGAAGTCGAAGACCGTTAAGTCTGAGCTGGGCGAGCCAGCCAACCTTTGGATCTGGGATGGCCACAAGCTTGCATG GTCTGGAAAGCGCCTCCCTCGTGACGACAACCGCATCACGGTGGACCTCGATGCCGAAGAGGGCAAGGAGACTCGTGCCGGCGCTCGCGGAAACAAGCACACAATCCACCTTCGCTGGACACGCCAGGTGGACTTCAGTGGCCTACAAGCCTTCTTGAATGGTCAAGCCTCGTGGTCGACCGAATGCATCGACACCATCAATTTTCTCGACCATGTCATGCGCGAGGGACCGTCTCAGCAATACACCCAAATCAAAAAGTCCTTCTTCCAGCGTGGTGAGCAGCGCTTCGACCTTGGCGGTGGCGTTGAGGCTTTCAAGGGTGTCTTCGCTTCCCTTCGTCCGGTCCTGGACGATAGATTCAACAAGTCACTCTCCGTGAATGTTGATGTCGCGAACGGCACTTTCTGGCGCGCACAGGAACTCACTAGAGCTAT AGGCCAAGTCTTTGGCTGCGGCCTACCCCAGTTCGTCGCGCGCTTCAAGGAGGCTAAACGTGACTGGAGGAACTCGATGCTCAGGAGAGACCTTGGCTCTTTCAGGAGGGTTGGTGTTACAGCTACGCACACCAAAACTCCGACACAGTGGACAATCGACGAGATCGTCGCCATGGATGCCGTCGAAGCCAAGTTCGCCGATCCCGACGACCGTCGCCCAGGTATTACAGACAAGCAGCGCAGGCAGATCTCTGTTGCTGCCTACTTCAAGTCAAAGTACGAAATGGTCTTGACTGCCGGCATTCCCGTCGTCAAGATGACGAAGAAGATCCGTGGTTCACCCATCTACATGCCTATGGATGTTCTTCGCATTGATGCCAACCAGCGTTACAACACCAAGTTGAGCGACACCCAGACCTCCAACATGATCAAGTTCGCCGTTACCCTCCCGAAGGAACGTTGGGCTGCTGTACAGCAGGGTGTCCGTCTCCTGAATTGGGCGAACGATCCATACCTGAAGCACTATGGGCTCCAAGTCAACCCCAA TGCCTCAAAGGTCAAGGCTCGCATCCTTCCTCAGCCGACTGTGCAGTTTGGTGCCGGCTCCAAGGACGCAACTATCAAGCCGCAGGACATGACTGCCGGGCGATGGCGCCTCGA TGGTCGCAAGTTCGCGGTGAACAACGACAAGCGCGCCCTTCGCGCCTGGGGCGTCTGCGTCATACAAGATCGGGGAGCTCCTCCTGCACAAGCTGTTGAACAGTTTACGCAGAAGTTTGTTCATATCTACGAGAGCCACGGAGGTAAATTCGATGCACACCCGGAGCACGGCAAAAAGCCTTGGTTTGGTCAGGGCAATCTTGCTGACGGAGGAGAACTTG TCCAGAAGGCCTGGAACGGGACAGGCAACCGCTACAACACAACGCCTGGCTTCTTATTCTTCATAGTGAGCAACCGCAACGTCGAAGTGTATCGCCGCATCAAGAAGTCCTGCGACATCCGCTTTGGCGTTGCCTCTCAGGTCCTCCAGGCCAAGCATGTCATGTCGGCCTCTCCCCAGTACATCTCCAACGTCTGCATGAAGGTCAACGCCAAGTTGGGTGGTTGCACTTCTGTTGCGAAGAGTTCCCTCA TCCCCAAGCTGAACCCCAAGGCCGCTTCCACTCGCACGATGGTGGTCGGCGCAGACGTTTCTCACCCTGCTCCTGGTGCCGGATCTGGAGAGGCTGCTTCCTTCGCCGCCATCACCGTCTCGGCTGATGCATTTTTCGTCAAGTACTGGGCCGACGTTCAGACCAACGGAAACCGTGTCGAGATGATCACGACGTCTAACATCCAACACCACTTCGGCCCCATGGCCAAAAACTGGATACAACGTCTTGGTAGCGGCCATGCGCCTGAGCGTGTCCTATTCATTCGAGATGGTGTTTCTGA GGGTCAATACGCTGCTGTGTTAGAGGAGGAAGTCCGCGATATGAAGGCCTTCTTCGCCCAACTTGGAGTAAAGATGCCCAAGTTTACTGTCGTCATTGCTGGGAAGCGCCACCACATTCGTTTCTTCCCAGACGCTGGCAAGGGTGACCGTAACGGCAACCCACTCCCAGGAACACTTGTGGAGTCTGGCTGCACACATCCGTTCGAGTTTGATTTCTACCTCTGCTCACACGTCGCCATAAAGGGTACCGCGCGTCCCATCCACTACCAGTGCATCCTCAACGAGGGTGAGTGGCAGGCCGCCGAGCTCCAGCAGTTCATCTTCGAGCATTCATACCACTATGTCCGCTCAACCACCCCGGTGTCTTTGCACCCGGCAGTTTACTATGCTCACCTGGCTGCCGACCGTGCTCGTGCTCACCTCAGCGACAGCCCTGTCTCTTCCGGTAAGAAGGAGTCGCACGCTGACCGCACCTCCGAGACGGGCTCTACGAACCGCAACGTCGAGATTCCTCCTCTCATGCCCCTTCAGAACGCTCGCGGTCTGAAGGATGTCATGTGGTACATCTAA
- a CDS encoding mRNA 3'-end-processing protein rna14, with protein MADDAELAFLRSQEQEYDPAAAWPAADDEMPADDATGEEEYDPTQNMDVAQEPVQPEQSASMPQSAANSPSLADNQGEDAVKPVSTETSAAPTPAKQPRTIGGFVDESEDEDEEPVAAPKVAAPALLRASETAETPQRSITNTPNNTLPTPDVQLHSAQDQGASSISASVAVNELAPSIASVPVNGTTPVPDATKPADLLTTDPARQVTASVTPAPPSASLPKARLPQDRIGILNDRIQEDPRGDIEAWLSLIEEQRKRHKHDEAREVFNRFLDQFPTAGEIWVEYINFETELDELARVEQLFGRAVPKGAYVPVFSCYIDFVRRRFNLTNDATGKSRETIIMAYEFVLDQVGIDINAGKLWIDYIELQKTAPGVLGGTNWQDMQKMDTLRKLYQRAVSIPTGATLEIWRDYDRFEMGLNKVTGRKNLQEKSPSYMTARSAINVLDNNITRGINKTTLPRLPPAPGFDGYDEYMNQVKLWKQWIQWEKSDPLECAIDDRALYNKRVLHIYRNALRPLRFWPELWYDAAEWCFENGLQTDGDKFLDDGIEANPESCLLAFKKGNQIELSTDFEDGQAGIIAKGNAVKKPYSTLLDTLYDLTAKTKKREEHSVARAKEAFEAQKAADDAARAIAQNTEDGDEDDEAKATRRAQEKEAAFNAQVHAISAGYNAQILTLKKTLTFAWIALMQATRRVQGKGGNNADVPGFRGIFTEARRKGKLLSEAYVASAQIEHHCYQDPAAGKIFERGMKLFPEDEQFALEYIKHLIKLNDSTNARAVFETIVGKLTAKPENIARTKPLFLFFHEYEAHFGELAQITKMEQRMATLFPEDPQLQRFSRRFASPTFDPTNVRPIISPRTQMMPVMPAMPNIMPSVEEAMPNAPPQVQAQEQRMASPAQNILNSPRLAHLPIVTNSPKRPLEDGDESAQPRKLARGESPLKGAAGRRLDAARRNMAANGNTPIGLPHGPTPLPREINFLLGIIPPAHTYRETRFKPEVMVNMLRNIAAIPIPTLPAHAQVPPQRWGTTATTAQQLQSIQEKYGNPGHAWPQ; from the exons ATGGCCGACGACGCAGAGCTCGCTTTCCTTCGATCGCAGGAGCAGGAGTATGACCCTGCTGCAGCCTGGCCTGCAGCTGACGACGAGATGCCTGCCGACGACGCAACTGGTGAAGAAGAATACGACCCTACCCAGAACATGGATGTCGCACAAGAGCCCGTTCAGCCCGAGCAATCGGCGTCAATGCCGCAGTCGGCTGCGAACTCTCCTTCCTTGGCCGACAACCAGGGTGAGGACGCCGTGAAACCCGTCTCTACGGAGACATCTGCTGCGCCCACACCAGCGAAGCAGCCGCGCACCATTGGAGGGTTTGTCGACGAgagcgaggacgaggacgaggagccTGTTGCGGCGCCAAAGGTGGCAGCCCCTGCGTTACTGCGCGCCTCTGAGACTGCAGAGACTCCGCAGCGTTCAATTACAAACACTCCAAACAATACACTTCCCACACCAGATGTACAGTTACATAGTGCACAAGATCAGGGTGCTTCATCCATCTCTGCTTCTGTCGCTGTCAATGAGCTTGCTCCCTCTATTGCTTCTGTTCCAGTCAATGGCACAACGCCTGTTCCAGACGCTACTAAGCCAGCAGATCTTCTGACTACCGACCCTGCTCGCCAGGTTACCGCTTCCGTAACGCCCGCTCCTCCTTCTGCTTCTCTCCCCAAGGCCCGTCTGCCTCAGGATCGCATTGGTATTCTCAACGACCGCATTCAAGAGGATCCCCGTGGTGACATCGAAGCATGGTTGAGTCTAATTGAGGAGCAACGTAAGCGACACAAGCACGATGAGGCACGCGAGGTTTTCAACCGTTTCCTAGACCAATTCCCAACTGCA GGCGAGATATGGGTCGAATACATCAATTTCGAGACAGAGCTAGACGAACTTGCAAGGGTGGAGCAGTTGTTTGGCAGAGCTGTACCGAAAGGTGCCTACGTTCCCGTGTTCTCATGCTACATCGATTTTGTTCGTCGCCGCTTCAATCTCACAAACGATGCTACCGGCAAAAGCCGAGAAACAATCATCATGGCATACGAGTTTGTGCTTGACCAAGTGGGTATTGACATTAACGCCGGTAAGCTTTGGATCGACTATATTGAATTGCAAAAGACTGCTCCTGGTGTACTTGGCGGCACAAATTGGCAAGACATGCAGAAGATGGACACTTTGCGAAAACTATATCAACGGGCAGTGTCAATTCCTACTGGTGCAACTCTGGAGATCTGGCGTGATTACGATCGGTTCGAAATGGGCCTCAACAAAGTCACG GGCCGGAAGAACCTCCAGGAGAAGTCCCCATCCTACATGACCGCACGAAGTGCCATCAATGTATTGGATAACAACATCACACGCGGCATCAACAAGACAACATTACCAAGGTTGCCGCCAGCACCCGGATTCGACGGCTACGATGAGTACATGAACCAAGTCAAGCTATGGAAGCAGTGGATACAGTGGGAGAAGAGTGATCCGCTTGAGTGCGCAATCGATGATCGTGCCCTGTACAACAAGCGTGTGTTGCACATCTACAGGAATGCCCTAAGGCCACTTCGCTTCTGGCCAGAGCTTTGGTATGACGCGGCTGAATGGTGTTTTGAGAACGGTCTGCAAACGGATGGCGACAAATTCTTGGATGATGGCATTGAGGCCAACCCCGAGAGTTGCCTGTTGGCCTTCAAGAAAGGAAACCAAATTGAACTCAGCACTGACTTTGAAGACGGCCAGGCAGGTATCATTGCTAAGGGAAACGCTGTCAAGAAGCCTTACAGCACGCTACTGGATACCCTCTATGATCTCACTGCGAAAACGAAGAAGCGTGAGGAGCATTCCGTTGCTCGCGCCAAGGAAGCTTTTGAAGCTCAAAAAGCTGCCGATGATGCCGCCCGGGCTATTGCACAAAACACAGAGGACGGCGATGAGGACGATGAGGCGAAAGCCACAAGGCGAGCACAAGAGAAGGAGGCCGCCTTCAACGCGCAGGTGCACGCCATCTCAGCAGGATACAACGCACAGATCCTTACGCTTAAGAAGACCTTGACATTTGCGTGGATTGCACTGATGCAAGCAACCAGGCGCGTGCAAGGCAAGGGTGGGAACAATGCCGATGTGCCTGGCTTCCGTGGTATCTTTACAGAAGCGCGCAGAAAGGGCAAACTGCTCAGTGAAGCATATGTTGCCAGCGCACAAATCGAACACCACTGTTACCAAGATCCAGCTGCAGGAAAGATCTTCGAGCGCGGCATGAAGCTGTTTCCTGAGGACGAGCAGTTTGCGTTGGAATACATCAAGCACCTCATCAAGCTGAATGACTCAACCA ATGCACGAGCCGTGTTCGAGACCATCGTAGGCAAGCTGACGGCAAAGCCCGAGAACATCGCCAGGACGAAGCCCTTGTTCTTGTTTTTCCATGAGTATGAAGCGCACTTCGGCGAGCTGGCCCAGATCACAAAGATGGAGCAGCGTATGGCCACACTCTTCCCTGAGGATCCACAGCTGCAGCGCTTCTCTCGTCGGTTCGCAAGCCCAACATTCGACCCAACGAACGTGCGCCCGATCATCTCGCCAAGGACGCAAATGATGCCTGTGATGCCGGCAATGCCCAACATCATGCCTTCTGTTGAGGAAGCTATGCCCAACGCACCACCCCAGGTTCAAGCACAAGAGCAGCGGATGGCATCACCTGCACAGAACATTCTCAACTCCCCACGTCTCGCACATCTGCCCATTGTCACCAACTCACCCAAACGTCCTCTCGAAGACGGTGATGAGAGCGCACAACCCCGCAAACTCGCACGTGGCGAGTCACCGCTCAAGGGCGCTGCAGGTCGTCGTCTCGATGCAGCACGACGTAACATGGCTGCCAACGGTAACACACCTATCGGTTTACCTCATGGTCCTACCCCTCTCCCCCGCGAGATTAACTTTCTACTCGGCATCATACCGCCTGCGCACACATACCGCGAGACTCGTTTCAAGCCAGAAGTTATGGTGAACATGTTGCGAAACATTGCAGCCATCCCGATACCGACTCTTCCTGCACATGCGCAGGTGCCGCCTCAGCGTTGGGGTACTACTGCGACGACGGCGCAACAACTGCAGAGCATACAGGAGAAGTATGGCAATCCAGGGCATGCTTGGCCGCAATAG
- a CDS encoding peptide transporter ptr2 produces the protein MEYDGEKGHARPLPSVYATALQGREATEDEIQDLPHIVGKVPFEAWAAALLGAAERFGYYSTVITWQNYMQNQRGVPAVPGALGLGQSTATAISNVFFIFQFLSPLLFAFLSDIRLGRYNTLLLGLCLSLCGNLVMLTTSLPVALDHGAGFPGLIAAMVLIALGVGAIKATISPFIGDQLPKYKPQVVVQKDGTLAVENAARTLQLLYNAFYWFTNIASLSSIPATFLERQIGFWTSYLMACASLFLATALLILLRSRLVRITPGENCLPQAFRVLRLAARNGFHLDHAKRCYQQQSQGVDVPWEDSFVDQLKEGLLACRIIFSFSLFYLAITQMHNNLISQAGQMNLHGVPNDMIQAMAGVACVIFGPIIQSLYNFLAKRRIAFGPIKRIAVAFLVCGGAMAYASGLQKLVYNTGPCYNAPLKCPASDNGSIPNDINVWTQLPVYVTLAIAEIFGLVTASQYSYSHAPKDMRSVVQAVVQLSACLGSVLGIAISPAARDPWLVIVYASIAGALAVCSILFWCVFRKHDVEENAPIQ, from the exons ATGGAATATGATGGGGAGAAGGGCCATGCCCGACCACTTCCATCTGTCTACGCGACCGCATTACAGGGTAGAGAAGCTACCGAAGACGAGATACAGGACCTCCCTCACATCGTTGGAAAAGTGCCTTTTGAAGCCTGGGCTGCCGCCCTTCTCGGAGCTGCGGAGAGGTTTGGTTATTATTCAACAGTCATAACGTGGC AGAACTACATGCAGAACCAGCGAGGCGTTCCAGCTGTTCCAGGAGCGCTTGGTCTGGGTCAATCAACCGCAACTGCCATATCCAATGTGTTCTTCATTTTCCAGTTCCTGAGTCCGTTGTTGTTCGCTTTTCTTTCCGATATTCGGCTGGGACGATATAACACTCTGTTACTTGGCTTGTG CTTATCATTGTGTGGTAACCTTGTCATGCTCACTACGTCCCTGCCAGTGGCTTTAGACCATGGAGCAGGCTTTCCAGGCCTGATTGCGGCAATGGTTCTTATCGCACTGGGTGTTGGAGCTATCAAGGCAACGATTTCGCCTTTCATAG GTGATCAGCTACCAAAATACAAGCCACAGGTCGTCGTCCAGAAGGACGGTACGCTCGCCGTCGAAAATGCCGCTCGCACTTTGCAGCTTTTGTACAACGCGTTTTACTG GTTCACGAACATTGCTTCTCTTTCTTCAATACCAGCCACGTTCTTAGAGCGACAGATTGGGTTTTGGACGTCTTACCTTATGGCCTGTGCGTCGTTGTTTCTCGCGACTGCACTACTTATCCTACTTCGTTCCAGACTCG TCAGAATAACCCCAGGGGAAAACTGCCTTCCTCAAGCCTTCCGAGTATTGAGATTGGCGGCTCGAAATGGATTTCATCTAGATCATGCGAAACGATGTTATCAACAACAATCTCAAGGAGTCGATGTCCCTTGGGAGGACAGCTTCGTGGATCAATTGAAGGAAGGCTTACTTGCTTGCCGCATTAT CTTTTCATTTTCACTATTTTATCTCGCCATTACACAGATGCACAATAATCTCATCTCACAAGCTGGTCAAATGAACCTTCACGGTGTACCCAACGACATGATTCAAGCCATGGCTGGCGTAGCTTGCGTCATCTTTGGACCCATAATCCAAAGCCTGTACAACTTTCTAGCCAAACGGCGCATCGCTTTCGGTCCCATAAAGCGGATCGCTGTGGCCTTTCTGGTGTGTGGTGGCGCCATGGCGTATGCATCGGGACTTCAAAAGCTGGTGTATAACACTGGTCCCTGTTACAATGCACCCCTTAAGTGTCCAGCCTCTGACAATGGTAGCATACCTAACGATATCAACGTCTGGACGCAACTACCAGTGTATGTGACACTAGCGATTGCGGAGATCTTCGGCCTGGTCACCGCCAGTCAGTACTCATACAGTCATGCACCAAAGGATATGAGAAGTGTGGTGCAGGCCGTGGTCCAACTGAGCGCATGCTTAGGCTCAGTGTTAGGTATTGCTATCAGTCCAGCAGCAAGAGACCCCTGGCTGGTTATTGTATACGCATCCATTGCTGGGGCTTTGGCAGTGTGCTCGATATTGTTTTGGTGTGTCTTTCGTAAACATGACGTTGAAGAGAATGCTCCAATACAATAA
- a CDS encoding Uracil-DNA glycosylase has translation MSLKRKAAEAATDATKKPKPNGSITAFFGAPKPSPNANTSSAAAAKFDRDAWVSKLTDEQKELLQLELDTLHESWLSHLKDVLVNPQFLELKRFLKKELSSGKTVFPPMRDVYSWSRHTPLNTVKVVITGQDPYHGPNQAHGLSFSVRPPTPAPPSLQNIYKALKKDYPDYQPPPKKGGLLTPWADRGVLLLNTCLTVRRGEANSHQGKGWELLTQKVIDTVVKVRNNGVVFMAWGSPAQKRTVGIPVDKHLILKSVHPSPLSAMRGFFDCHHFTKANEWLVQRYGKDGGIDWDLNVDPEDVVEPSKTGQPTDPKDKLQSKGSPSAKENEAPSQATNALQSKTMEDSGGDKTADPEAEIDSDEEAALREAGL, from the exons ATGAGTCTCAAGCGCAAAGCTGCTGAAGCCGCGACCGACGCGACGAAGAAGCCAAAGCCAAATGGCAGCATCACGGCGTTTTTCGGCGCACCGAAACCCTCTCCGAACGCAAACACTTCTTCGGCTGCTGCCGCGAAGTTCGACCGAGACGCGTGGGTCTCGAAGCTCACAGACGAGCAGAAAGAACTACTGCAATTAGAGCTCGACACATTACATGAGAGTTGGCTGTCTCATCTGAAGGATGTGCTTGTCAACCCACAATTCTTGGAACTGAAGAGGTTCTTGAAGAAAGAACTGAGTAGTGGAAAGACCGTGTTCCCGCCGATGAGGGACGTGTACTCCTG GTCACGACACACACCACTCAACACTGTCAAAGTCGTCATCACAGGCCAAGATCCCTATCACGGGCCCAACCAAGCCCACGGCCTCTCCTTCTCTGTCCGCCCTCCTACACCTGCACCGCCTTCGCTGCAGAACATCTACAAAGCCCTCAAGAAAGACTACCCTGACTACCAGCCGCCCCCGAAGAAGGGTGGTCTGTTAACACCCTGGGCAGATCGAGGAGTTCTACTTCTCAATACATGCTTGACGGTGCGCAGGGGAGAGGCCAACTCGCATCAGGGCAAGGGATGGGAGCTGCTGACACAAAAAGTCATTGATACCGTTGTGAAGGTGCGCAATAATGGCGTCGTCTTCATGGCGTGGGGTTCTCCTGCGCAGAAAAGGACTGTTGGCATTCCAGTGGACAAACATCTCATCTTGAAGAGCGTGCACCCTAGTCCGCTGAGTGCAATGAGAGGTTTC TTTGACTGCCATCACTTTACCAAGGCGAACGAATGGCTTGTGCAACGATACGGTAAGGACGGCGGTATCGACTGGGACCTGAACGTAGACCCCGAAGACGTCGTCGAGCCTAGCAAGACCGGCCAGCCCACGGACCCAAAGGACAAACTCCAATCGAAGGGTAGCCCAAGCGCGAAGGAAAACGAAGCTCCGTCACAGGCTACAAATGCACTACAGAGTAAGACCATGGAGGACAGCGGCGGCGATAAAACCGCTGACCCAGAGGCTGAAATCGACTCCGACGAAGAGGCGGCTCTGAGGGAAGCTGGACTGTAA